One Acidobacteriota bacterium DNA segment encodes these proteins:
- the guaA gene encoding glutamine-hydrolyzing GMP synthase, with the protein MSKNFETIIILDFGSQYTQLIARRIREVGVYCEIHPFNTSIEALQKMKPAGIVLSGGPSSVYEEGAPHCSPNVLKLGVPLLGICYGLQLISYFLGGKVESSSRREYGSAKVKLSSEGQLLAGLPSEFQVWMSHGDHVTSPPSGFQVIAGTENALGAVENNSSRIYGLQFHPEVAHTPNGKQILENFVRNICGCHADWTPASFVQSEVERIREQIDDRHAVCGLSGGVDSSVAAALVSRAIGDRLTCIFVDNGLLRKNEFEKVLEAFRDYGELNVKGIGAGERFLTALKDVADPERKRKIIGNEFIEVFQEEANKLSNVDFLVQGTLYPDVIESVSVKGPSAVIKSHHNVGGLPEKMRLKLVEPLRELFKDEVRAVGRELGLPEMLINRQPFPGPGLAVRILGPVDETKIRLLQEADNVVMEEIKNAGLYQKVWQAFAVLLPIQTVGVMGDYRTYENAIAVRAVESSDGMTADWAKIPHEVLENISRRIVSEVRGINRVVYDISSKPPSTIEWE; encoded by the coding sequence GTGTCCAAGAACTTCGAGACGATCATCATTCTCGATTTCGGGTCTCAGTACACCCAGCTTATTGCCCGGCGTATTCGTGAAGTCGGCGTTTATTGCGAAATTCATCCTTTCAATACTTCAATTGAAGCGCTTCAGAAGATGAAGCCTGCGGGAATTGTACTATCCGGTGGCCCCAGTTCTGTTTATGAAGAAGGTGCGCCGCATTGTTCGCCCAATGTTCTGAAGCTCGGCGTTCCTTTGCTCGGAATTTGTTATGGCTTGCAACTGATTAGCTATTTTCTGGGCGGAAAGGTCGAGTCCTCTTCTCGTCGTGAATACGGCTCGGCAAAAGTGAAATTGAGCAGCGAAGGGCAGCTTCTGGCCGGATTGCCATCCGAGTTTCAAGTTTGGATGAGTCACGGCGACCACGTGACCAGCCCGCCATCGGGCTTTCAAGTGATTGCAGGCACGGAAAATGCGCTGGGCGCGGTTGAAAATAATTCGAGCAGAATCTATGGCTTACAGTTCCATCCCGAAGTCGCACACACCCCAAACGGCAAGCAGATTTTGGAAAATTTTGTTCGCAACATTTGCGGTTGTCACGCGGACTGGACGCCAGCTTCATTTGTTCAGTCGGAAGTAGAACGAATTCGTGAGCAAATTGACGACAGGCACGCCGTTTGTGGATTGTCTGGAGGGGTGGATTCTTCGGTCGCCGCAGCCTTGGTTTCGCGCGCGATCGGAGATCGCCTGACCTGTATTTTTGTGGACAACGGCCTGCTCAGAAAAAATGAGTTCGAAAAAGTGCTCGAAGCTTTTCGGGATTACGGCGAACTGAACGTCAAAGGCATCGGCGCTGGTGAACGATTTCTGACTGCCCTCAAAGATGTAGCCGATCCTGAGCGCAAGCGAAAAATTATCGGCAATGAATTCATTGAAGTTTTCCAGGAAGAAGCCAACAAGTTAAGCAATGTGGATTTTTTGGTTCAGGGGACGCTGTATCCGGATGTCATCGAATCCGTTTCTGTTAAAGGCCCTTCGGCAGTGATTAAGAGTCACCACAACGTCGGCGGCCTGCCGGAAAAGATGAGGCTTAAACTCGTTGAGCCGTTACGTGAGCTTTTCAAAGATGAAGTTCGCGCTGTCGGTCGAGAATTGGGCTTGCCGGAAATGCTTATTAATCGCCAGCCGTTTCCTGGTCCGGGTTTGGCCGTCAGAATTTTGGGGCCTGTGGATGAAACCAAGATCAGGCTTCTACAAGAGGCTGATAACGTGGTGATGGAAGAAATTAAAAATGCAGGGCTGTACCAAAAAGTTTGGCAGGCGTTCGCTGTTTTGCTTCCCATTCAAACTGTTGGAGTTATGGGCGATTACAGAACATACGAAAATGCCATTGCCGTACGGGCTGTAGAGAGTTCCGACGGAATGACTGCCGATTGGGCGAAGATTCCTCATGAGGTTTTGGAAAACATCAGTCGCCGGATCGTCAGTGAAGTGCGAGGCATAAACAGAGTTGTTTATGACATCAGCTCAAAACCACCGAGCACAATTGAATGGGAATAG
- the pssA gene encoding CDP-diacylglycerol--serine O-phosphatidyltransferase, with the protein MSDFNEESQANPPRRGIKKGIYIIPSAFTIGNILCGFYAVINSAKAYQLLDEPGQLAQATHLFDNASRAIGLAFLLDGLDGRIARMTKATSDFGVELDSIADVLTFGIAPAVVAYTWGYGSTPGLERVAWGVSFFFLICGALRLARFNVMARAPRFSDPGKSPKLDKRYFVGLPIPAAATMLASVIHFAPRPLPTFKADQLEIYSWALIVGMSALAVLMVSTFRYTSFKNIGPKSNKPFITLPLLSLLLAGIWFYSQWVLLILATVYVSHGPLIKLWNLVSRPFRRSSVAEDQPRSISAE; encoded by the coding sequence ATGAGCGATTTCAACGAAGAGTCCCAGGCCAATCCGCCTCGGCGTGGAATCAAAAAAGGCATCTACATCATTCCAAGCGCCTTCACGATTGGCAACATTCTTTGCGGATTTTACGCTGTGATTAACTCTGCAAAAGCGTATCAGCTTTTGGATGAACCCGGCCAATTGGCCCAAGCCACACACCTTTTTGACAACGCCTCGCGAGCAATCGGTCTGGCTTTTTTGCTGGACGGGCTGGATGGACGAATCGCCCGTATGACCAAAGCCACCAGTGATTTTGGAGTTGAACTTGACAGCATCGCCGATGTTTTGACGTTTGGCATTGCGCCGGCGGTTGTGGCCTACACTTGGGGCTACGGCTCAACGCCTGGCCTTGAGCGGGTTGCTTGGGGAGTATCGTTCTTTTTCTTAATTTGTGGCGCATTGCGGTTGGCCCGTTTCAATGTCATGGCAAGAGCGCCCAGATTTTCCGACCCAGGGAAATCGCCAAAGCTGGACAAACGATATTTTGTCGGATTACCAATACCCGCTGCTGCAACCATGCTGGCTTCCGTTATACATTTTGCCCCTCGCCCATTACCGACATTCAAAGCTGATCAACTGGAAATTTATAGTTGGGCGCTCATTGTCGGAATGTCTGCGCTGGCGGTATTGATGGTCAGCACGTTTCGCTACACCAGCTTCAAAAACATTGGCCCCAAAAGCAATAAGCCTTTCATTACGCTGCCTTTGTTGTCTTTACTGTTGGCCGGAATTTGGTTTTATTCGCAATGGGTTTTGCTCATTTTGGCTACGGTTTATGTTTCTCACGGGCCACTGATCAAGCTGTGGAACCTCGTTAGTCGCCCTTTTCGACGTTCTTCTGTCGCGGAAGATCAACCACGCTCAATATCAGCCGAATAA